From Triticum aestivum cultivar Chinese Spring chromosome 4A, IWGSC CS RefSeq v2.1, whole genome shotgun sequence, a single genomic window includes:
- the LOC123087133 gene encoding phytanoyl-CoA dioxygenase 1, translated as MGALGWLQESGNCIDQTKRKRDSKQFRTNLLHWSIPIPCSVHTPTSSAAAMPPAGSLTADQLSFFEKNGYLVLESFSSAEEVQAMRGRMAELVEGFDGADSSVFSTKDHRQLKDDYFFKSAENISFFFEEKAFGDDGCLRQPKELSINKVGHALHEHDPVFKKFAFSENISSLFSSLGYKRPAVIQSMYIFKQPGIGGEVVPHQDNTFLYTEPLSCTGLWLALEDATITNGCLWAIPGSHKNGLKRRMIRDENGTHFDRPSPLYDQKEFVPLEMKSGDFVVIHGDLVHQSFENLSPVSRHALSLHVVDMEGCKWSKDNWIQRKTAPEPLYVS; from the exons ATGGGCGCGCTCGGGTGGCTTCAGGAATCAGGAAACTGTATCGACCAGACAAAACGAAAACGTGACAGCAAACAGTTCCGTACCAATCTCCTCCACTGGTCAATCCCCATCCCCTGTTCCGTTCATACACctacctcctccgccgccgccatgccgccgGCCGGCAGCCTCACCGCCGACCAGCTCAGCTTCTTCGAGAAGAACG GCTACCTGGTGCTGGAGTCGTTCTCCAGCGCGGAGGAGGTTCAGGCGATGCGGGGCCGCATGGCCGAGCTCGTCGAGGGCTTCGACGGCGCTGACTCCAGTGTCTTCTCCACCAAGGATCAT CGGCAGTTGAAGGACGACTACTTCTTTAAGAGTGCGGAGAATATATCTTTCTTCTTCGAGG AAAAGGCATTTGGAGATGATGGATGCTTGAGACAGCCAAAGGAACTTTCAATTAATAAAGTTGGACATG CACTACATGAACATGACCCCGTGTTCAAAAAGTTTGCTTTCTCGGAGAATATTTCTAGCCTGTTCTCTTCTTTAGGGTACAAGAGACCTGCAGTTATTCAATCTATGTACATCTTTAAG CAACCGGGCATTGGTGGCGAGGTGGTGCCACACCAGGATAATACGTTCCTTTATACCGAGCCTCTATCCTGTACAGGATTGTGGCTTGCACTTGAAGATGCAACAATAACCAATGGTTGCCTATGGGCAATTCCCGGATCACATAAAA ATGGTCTAAAAAGGCGAATGATCAGAGATGAAAATGGTACTCATTTTGATCGACCCTCCCCGCTTTATGACCAGAAAGAGTTTGTACCACTGGAAATGAAATCAGGTGACTTTGTTGTTATTCACGGCGATCTTGTACATCAGAG CTTCGAGAACCTTTCTCCAGTGTCAAGACATGCACTGAGCTTACATGTAGTTGACATGGAAGGATGTAAATGGTCCAAGGACAACTG GATACAAAGGAAAACTGCGCCTGAACCGCTCTATGTGTCTTAG